The stretch of DNA CTGAAGGCTCAGCTGGAAGATCTGTTAGGTAAGCATTTCATCCGATCAAGTGTTTCTCCGTGGGGAGCACCAGTGTTActagtaaagaagaaggatgtgAGTATGCGATTGTGTGTCGACTATCGGAAGTTGAATAAAATCACTGTGAAGAATGAATATCCGTTGCCTAGAATCGATGATCTAATGGATCAATTACAGGGAGCCGGTGTGTTTTCTAAGATTGCTCTGCGATCCGGATATCATCAGATAAGGGTTAGAGATGAGGATATTCCGAAGACTGCTTTCAGGACGCGTTATGGTCATTATGAATATACagtaatgtcttttgggttaaCTAATGCCCCGGCAGTATTTATGGATTATATGAACAGGATTTTCCGACCGTATTTGGATAAGTTTGttattgtcttcattgatgacattctTGTTTATTCTAAGACTGAAGAGGAACATGCTGAACACTTGCGAACTGTGCTGCAAATTTTGAGAGACAGAAAGTTATATGCTAAGTTATCTAAATGTGAGTTCTGGAAGAGTGAAGTGAAGTTTCTCGGCCACGTGGTGAGTAAGCAAGGAATAGCTGTGGATCCTGCTAAGGTGGAGGCAATGATGAATTGGGAGCGACCAACTTCAGTGACAGAGATCAGGAGTTTCCTAGGTTTGGCGGGGTATTATCGGAGATTCATTAAGGGATTTTCACAGCTCGCCTTACCTTTAACTAAGTTGACTAGGAAGGATACGCCTTTTATCTGGACTCCGGAGTGTGAAGAAAGTTTCCAGGAATTGAAGCACAGGTTGACTACTGCACCTGTATTGGTATTACCTGAACCAAGTGAACCGTTTGAAGTGTATTGtgatgcatctctgaaaggtttaGGGTGCGTTCTAATGCAGCACCAGAATGTTGTGGCATGTGCCTCACGGTAATTAAGGCCGCATGAGATGAACTACCCGACACACGATTTAGAACTTGCTGCTGTTGTGTTTGCTTTAAAGATTTGGAGGCACTACCTCTATGGTGTTAAGTTTCTTGTTTTCTCAGACCATAAGAGTTTGAAGTATCTTTTTGAGCAGAAAGAGTTGAATATGcgtcagaggaggtggatggagcttctgaaagattatgattttgaattgaattatcatCCAGGAAAAGCGAACGTTGTGGCGAACGCCTTGAGTCAGAAATATTTATAtgcagcttggatgatgctacgGGAAGAAGAATTACTAAGGGCATTTCAAGGTTTGAATTTGGGAATTAGAGAAGAAGCTAGAATCCTGTGTTTGAGTCAGTTGCAGATTTCAAGtgattttaaattagaactTCTGAAGGCTCATCGAGATAGTGAAGcgttacgtaaggtattaccaGCAGTTGAACAGGAAAAACAGTGGAGAGTGCCAGAAGGTCATGATGGTTTATGGAGGTTCAAGAACTGGATTATTGTGCCTAATGTTGGAGACCTGCGACAAAGTATCTTGAAGGAAGCTCATAAGAGTGGGTTCTCAATTCATCCAGGGAGTACTAAAATGTATCAGGATCTGAAAGCGATGTTCTAGTGGCCAgggatgaagaatgatgtggcattGCATGTATCTAAATGTTTAACGTGTCAGAAGGTTAAGATTGAGCATCAGAGACCATCAGGAACCCTTCAGCCTTTGGAGATTCCACAGTGGAAATGGGAGAGTATCGCAATGGATTTTGTGATAGGTTTGCCTAAAACCCGATCTGGTTGTGACGCTATTTGGGTGGTTGTGGACCGATTGACGAAATCAGCTCATTTTCTTCCTATCCGAATAAGTTGCACAATGGAGGAATTGGCTCGAATGTATATTAAAGAGATTGTCAGGTTGCATGGCGTGCCTTCTACTATCAtatctgatagagatcctcgtttcacatCAAGGTTCTGGGAAGCTTTTCAGCGTGCATTTGGGACTCAGTTAAGCTTGAGTACTGCGTATCACCCTCAGACAGATGGTCAGTCAGAAAGAACTATTCAGACCTTGGAGGATATGTTAagggcttgtgttttggaccagccGACGagctgggatcggtatatgccaatAATAGAATTTGCTTATAATAATAgctatcatgcgagcatcggaatggctccatATGAGGCTCTGTATGGCAGAAAATGTCAGTCTccactatgttggtatgaaactGGAGAAAGAAGTTTATTAGGACCTGAAATGATAGCTGAAACAACTGAACTGATAAAGAAGATTCGTAGTTGAATGCTTATAGCCCAAAGCCGCCAGAAGAGCTATGCTGATTAGAGGCGAAAGCCTTTGGAATTCGAAGAAGGAGAACATGTCTTTCTGAAAGTTACACCAACCACTGGCGTGGGAAGAGCTATTAAGACTAAGAAACTAAATCCCCGTTATATTGGACCGTTTGAGATTCTGAAGAGGATTGGGCCAGTGGCTTATAGAATTGCCTTACCGCCATATCTTTCAAATTTGCACGATGTGTTTCATGTGTCTCAGCTTAGGAAGTACACCCCTGACACAAGTCATGTTCTAGAACCAGAACCAATCCAAGTGAGAGAAGATCTAACACTCCNNNNNNNNNNNNNNNNNNNNNNNNNNNNNNNNNNNNNNNNNNNNNNNNNNNNNNNNNNNNNNNNNNNNNNNNNNNNNNNNNNNNNNNNNNNNNNNNNNNNNNNNNNNNNNNNNNNNNNNNNNNNNNNNNNNNNNNNNNNNNNNNNNNNNNNNNNNNNNNNNNNNNNNNNNNNNNNNNNNNNNNNNNNNNNNNNNNNNNNNNNNNNNNNNNNNNNNNNNNNNNNNNNNNNNNNNNNNNNNNNNNNNNNNNNNNNNNNNNNNNNNNNNNNNNNNNNNNNNNNNNNNNNNNNNNNNNNNNNNNNNNNNNNNNNNNNNNNNNNNNNNNNNNNNNNNNNNNNNNNNNNNNNNNNNNNNNNNNNNNNNNNNNNNNNNNNNNNNNNNNNNNNNNNNNNNNNNNNNNNNNNNNNNNNNNNNNNNNNNNNNNNNNNNNNNNNNNNNNNNNNNNNNNNNNNNNNNNNNNNNNNNNNNNNNNNNNNNNNNNNNNNNNNNNNNNNNNNNNNNNNNNNNNNNNNNNNNNNNNNNNNNNNNNNNNNNNNNNNNNNNNNNNNNNNNNNNNNNNNNNNNNNNNNNNNNNNNNNNNNNNNNNNNNNNNNNNNNNNNNNNNNNNNNNNNNNNNNNNNNNNNNNNNNNNNNNNNNNNNNNNNNNNNNNNNNNNNNNNNNNNNNNNNNNNNNNNNNNNNNNNNNNNNNNNNNNNNNNNNNNNNNNNNNNNNNNNNNNNNNNNNNNNNNNNNNNNNNNNNNNNNNNNNNNNNNNNNNNNNNNNNNNNNNNNNNNNNNNNNNNNNNNNNNNNNNNNNNNNNNNNNNNNNNNNNNNNNNNNNNNNNNNNNNNNNNNNNNNNNNNNNNNNNNNNNNNNNNNNNNNNNNNNNNNNNNNNNNNNNNNNNNNNNNNNNNNNNNNNNNNNNNNNNNNNNNNNNNNNNNNNNNNNNNNNNNNNNNNNNNNNNNNNNNNNNNNNNNNNNNNNNNNNNNNNNNNNNNNNNNNNNNNNNNNNNNNNNNNNNNNNNNNNNNNNNNNNNNNNNNNNNNNNNNNNNNNNNNNNNNNNNNNNNNNNNNNNNNNNNNNNNNNNNNNNNNNNNNNNNNNNNNNNNNNNNNNNNNNNNNNNNNNNNNNNNNNNNNNNNNNNNNNNNNNNNNNNNNNNNNNNNNNNNNNNNNNNNNNNNNNNNNNNNNNNNNNNNNNNNNNNNNNNNNNNNNNNNNNNNNNNNNNNNNNNNNNNNNNNNNNNNNNNNNNNNNNNNNNNNNNNNNNNNNNNNNNNNNNNNNNNNNNNNNNNNNNNNNNNNNNNNNNNNNNNNNNNNNNNNNNNNNNNNNNNNNNNNNNNNNNNNNNNNNNNNNNNNNNNNNNNNNNNNNNNNNNNNNNNNNNNNNNNNNNNNNNNNNNNNNNNNNNNNNNNNNNNNNNNNNNNNNNNNNNNNNNNNNNNNNNNNNNNNNNNNNNNNNNNNNNNNNNNNNNNNNNNNNNNNNNNNNNNNNNNNNNNNNNNNNNNNNNNNNNNcatgcatcatatgcatattacttgaattacttgcttgtGTATTAACTGGGTGTGCTTAAATGTACTTGCcatgttaaatgtatatttgttatCTGCAGTacttgtaaccttcttgtgcttgcctttGTTTGTTTACTTGTCTGTGAAAGTGCATGATGGAGTTGGAGGTAAGGAGGAATGGCAGAATGGGATTTAGATTTAAGGTTAATTTAAGTTAGGTTTAAATATCTTtagaaaaccaccttttatggcttctatttaatactttaagctctataatctgagtgtcggcgttctaggattgcctctggcattcccaggaccttatatattatgtgtgtggcacctttaccatactgagaacctccggttctcattccatactatgttgttgtttttcagatgcaggtcgagaggcatctcgttaggcATCTGGACCCTTGAAGCGGAGTGGTTACAGGGTTATTTTGTTATGCTatgatgtgtatatatatacttggttttctctccgcataacttgttcttttgatcctcctagaggtttatggagaggtAGGATTGTGTATATGTACTTTTGGGTTAtggatatgtatgtatatatatgtaaatattctccggccagtcttgacttcgcaggctgagttaggagcttgttattttgtatctttggcaCTCTATTCCTACTTCTGTTATCATATGTTTAATAGTTATGGTTTCCTTAGCACGCAGGTTAACCCGTtccttgagcgttgcgcttttattttgcgattttgtttcctcttttcttcacggctcctagcatattataattcttctgctattataaatatatattttattttagaggtcgtaataccacaccacctctgttttacggcttaagcgtaaagcttagcgtggtagggtgttacattgaGGAGTCTTAGGAACCGTCTTCTCAAGCTTGATCCCATGTTCTTTACAATACTCTTCAAACGGACCCCTGTATTCACCACCATTATCTGCTCGAACACATTTCAATTTCCTTCctgtttctctttcaacactTGCATGAAAGTGTTTAAAGATACTGAGCACCTGATCTTTAGATTTCAAAACAAAAGCCCACACTTTTcgagaataatcatcaataaaagtaacaaaatatgATGCACCACCTAGTGTCTTAGCATCCATAGTGCAAACATCAGTGTGAACTAAATCTAGAACATGTGATCTCCTATGAGGTCCAGAATTATGAAATGATACTCTAGCATGCTTTCCAACAAAACAATGAGTGCAAGTATTTAAAGTTATACCTTTCACTGGAAGTGAGTGCTTCTTGGCCAAGACGCTTAGTCCTTTCTCGCTCAAGTGACCAAGACGTATATGCCACAAATCAGAAGAGGGATCATCAGCTACATTCATCTCTTCTTTGCACAACTTTGCTTGCAACTGGTAGAGAGTAGTGAGACTATTGTCTCCTCTAGCAACAATGAGAGCCCCTTTGGTAATCTTGCATTTTCCACTACCAAAGGAAGTGCAATGCCCCTCTTGATCCAATGCCTTCACTGAAATGAGATTGAACCGCATATCTGGCGCATGCCTAACATTCTTCAACTGTAACTTGCATCCCATGTTAGTTTCAAGCCTCATATCACCCATACCAATGATATCACACACTCCTTTATCTCCCAATTTGATCTTGCCAAAATTTCCAGCAGTATAGGAAGTGAAAAATTCACGTTTTGGAGTGACATGACATGAGGCACCAGAGTCCATAATCCAAGTGGAATCATTACAGACAAGATTCACATAATTTTCATCATATGTGATAAGAACATCTTCATAAATAATAGCAGCAGTTTCTTTAtcactatctttacctttgtcttCATTTCTTCCCCTTAATTGTTCTCTTTTCAAGAACCTACAATACCTCTTGATATGCCCCGACTTGCCACAATGGTGACAAATGAACTCTTTTCTTGGCTTGTACTTTCCTCTTGACTTGCTTCGACTCTCTGACCTGTCAGAACTGTGAGGTTTTCTACTTTGACTTCTCTCCCGTGACTCTGAAACAAGTGCTTCTGACTGTGAGGAGGCATTAGTCAAACCTCGCTCTCTTCTTCTGGCTTCTTCATTCAACATGCTCTCTTTAACCATTGCTAACGTCAACTTCCCATTTGGAGCTGAGTTAGTCAGTGTCACAACCAGAACTTTCCAACTATCAGGCAAAGAGCTCAACAACAACAAGGCTTGCAACTCATCATTTAAAGTGATTTCATTATTTGTCAGTTGGTTCACCGTCTCCTGAAAAATACTCAAGTGCTCCGGCATTGATTTACCTTCAACATACTTCATATTGACAAGCTTCCTAATCAAGAATGCTTTGTTTTGCACATTCTTCCTCTCATATAACTCCTTCAATTTGTTCCACATTTTCTCATCATTCGTTTCGGTGTCAACATGTGGATACACGCTAAGATCAAGCCATTGCCTAATCAAAGCAACTGCCTGCTGATTTAGTTTCTTCCATTCAACATCGGATTTAGTACCTTTGGATTTATCCCCTTCCACAGGATCATACAAGTCCTTGCTATACAGCATATCTTCCATGAGGGTCTtccaaattgaataattttgggAATTCAATTTGATCATATTCGGTCCATGAGTATTTTCCTCCATTTAATCAGCACAGAAATAAATAACCAAAGCTCTGGATACCACTTTGTTGGGAAAACTCAACACAGGTTTAAACCAAGAACCTGTCTAACAGCGGaagcaccaaaaataatttttccacAACTTGTGTAATTAAATGGGCAACACCAAAGATACTCCAAGCAGCAAATATAAtggcaaaaattaaataattagacaCCAGAATTTCAACGTGGGAAAACCCCcaaaagagggacaaaaaaCCCACGGGACCTAATCCAAAAAAATCTTTCACTATCAGAATAATGGGTACACAAATAGTCTTCCTAGTGACACTAGGgcatctcaacaatcaacaaaatatatcACCAAAACTGGTGGAATCAACATAAACCCTCCACAAAAAAGGTATCTCAAATCAGGCAAAAGAGAAGGCAATACAATAAATAAGTTATATCCTAATGTTCATCTCTACACCaggaataacatactaaaatttcataagaaatgGAGCAAGTTTACCAAGTCAATGTGATCAAGGTTGACATGCCTTTTTCCCcaattttcttcttccctcaaCGCCGATGCTctctgtttctttctttcttttcaaaaatgaaaagatccaactctctctcactctctcacCGTGGCTTAGCcactttttctctttatttattttttttttttttgttttaaagttgTGGCCCCACTTGATTGGGGACCCACCAATAAATTTGTTTTAAGGTCCTTTTCTTcatcccaaaataaaaaatccttttGAGAGAAAAATTTGTTATTCATTACTGCTTTCCTATGGAATATGAAGAGAAGAATTAAACGCAAAAGATTTGAGTATAAAAACAAAAGTTGATAGCTACATTTTGTGTTGATTTAAAACTTGCAGTTGTACTAGTAGTAAACTCATGCACTTGTTAGGCTTTCAACAgaattcttttttcaatttaaagaaTAACTATAATATTATTGTAATCAATTTGTACTTTGTATTTAGATAATATGGTATTATTGTAATCAATTTGTAGCAAACCCAATTAATGTCCAGCATTGTTCCTGTTCTTGTGTAGAAATGAACTTTGAGGTATAgcacctgcaaaggcactccaaCGCTCAAGTTAGTAGAAGTAGAAGATAAGTATAATATTACTCAGAGTGAGTAGCATACTTGTGATCTAGTGAGTCACTTGTATTTATAGAATTGTTGTGTCACATTCAGTTATTTAGTGGATCTGATATTGTAGAGCTGTTACTTAGTGGGTCTAATTATGTGATAATTGCTCTTTAGTAAGCTTGTTTAGAGAAATTTACAGAGAGATTTCTGTGCCCATCTGATTAGCacgtaattatttaattttacagGATAAATCtgttaaaaaaacaaaatacgtATTCTCTACTTGAAATAACACGTGTgcatttagttttaattagattCTAATTTATAGTTTTACCTGAATCGAACTATAGCCAAATCAGATTGTATATTAGATTCTATGGGTGTGGTCCCAAACAAATTAAGGTTGTGACCTTTGAAACCTTTCTTTTGTGTTcactgaaaacaaaattaaatcaatATTGATGACTCCAATAGATTCCATAACTCTGATGCAACATACATGCTTCTTCCTACtactatattaaataataattatcaaattcAATTGTCTTTAGTTACTAACAACCTTATACttcaataaaatacaaaaaacaatctttaatttctttattaaaagCTTATAGAGTTATTACAATGAAAATATATTAGACTACTCTTTTTGTTCttacataattatattttgagcTTAACTAAAGTTTTTAtcaaactatattttttattttatagttttaatatattattaattgattCTTTTTAATGTTACcctaatctaatttttttagagcATAATATAAGatagttattttataatttactaataaaagtatttctgtcaataatttaattatttttttgagttttttttttttggttttttacgGTATCTCTCGACCCGACAGGCCAAGGACTAATCCATcgcggtactgagctccatttaagggtttgccgctggccaatgagttgctgcatgcacaaggcaggATTCGAACCCCAACCTTGCTTAAGCGGCCTaatgagctaaccactagaccaacccaacttggtttgagttttttattttaatatcttaATATGCATACTTAATAAGATTTTTGTCCCATAAACAATAAATCACCGTTGGAAGAAGAAATGGATGTGGATCCAACTGCACTCTTTTTAGGCCCAACGTACAGCTCCTCGCAGTATCTATAAAACAGTGCTTAAATTTCCAAACagtgtataaaaattaatatttaatttaaaaatataaaattaaataatttttaaatattaaaaatttattataaaaaataaattagctaaaatttaaacattaaataatagacacaaaaaaattttccatCAAAATTTATCCAATAGTTAATATCTCACATCTATCTTTCCAAATGTTTCATTAACAAAAATAGTATCGTCAACacgaaaaaaaaagtattatgtTTCTTTATAATggctaataatttttattttatttttttatataactgTACAATGATAGGTATCTATCcacattttttaatataatttttactttaatataatttttactcttttaatgtacattttaaaatatattatttatttacttttagtgGGAAATAAACTTacacataattaaatatatttactaGACTCAAATTTAGTTTAATACAAGTTTAATCACCCGTaccatgcacgtgataagattgaaattataattttaagttgttatgttaaattttattttaattataataatttaattaataaaaaataacttgtatgcgttgtttttctttttttaatatagtgttaattgtattaattataaaatagttatttaatctatttttttcaataaatcagacaAATATACTCAATATAACCATAAATAATCTAGTAATACTTAAATCTACCAACAAAGTTTTATATGTTGATTTACTGTGAAgtaagaaaatatcaaaatcaactcaaaattaagaacaaattaaTAGAGAATCCTAATGCAGGAAGTTTTGTAATaagcaataaataatttaaatctacTGAATAACAATTCAATGCTATCCTTTGATACctgtaaaatatatacataaaacaaCACTGTATCAatgtttgtatataaaattatatgattaacgtaattataaaattgtttgtcaagagaataaaattatacgaattttaatgataattttaatattctcaaactATTAATGTACAATAAGAATTCGTCTATTAGTtcctataatttttaaattgttttaagtgatagtaataaattttaataaataaatagatttagtAAGACATTTTGTTATTACCTTTTTATTATAGGATCTCAAAAACTTCTCTATATACCACATTCATCGTGCAGTTATCTTCCAAGTGTCCATGATCTTGCAACAGCACTCGCAGACCATCTTTACTCGTTACCCTTGATAACACAACATACAGTTGACCATATCTGGATACACGAAATCAATGAGGTCATCCAAAGCTGTCTCAGAGTTCTTAATCAAAATGTCAGATGGTATATGAACGATCGATTCACCATCTGTTGTATCACCAGCCAAATCATCACcaattttgagtagccattctGCAAAATTTCTGAGTTCTtgtatgttgttatttttaccTAGTGACAATCTCATATTTTTTGTAAGCTTCAAAACCTTATAGTTATGCCACAAATATGAAGAATTAATAGAAGACTGAATTATATCTTGCCTTGAGCCTCTGGGAATCATAGGTAaaatttgtctaaaatctcCTCTAAGAACAATAACTTTACCTCCAAATGGCAAATGAGCATTATACGAATCTGAGCACCTTAAGATGTCTCTGAGGCATTTGTCTAAAGTTTCGTAACAATACTTACTTATTATTGGAGTTTCATCCCATATGATTAATTTGGCCTTGGATATTAACCTTGCAAAAGGACTTCCCTGTTTAATGCTACACAAAGAATCCTTATTTATGGCCAAAGAAATTTTAAACCTTGAAAGTGCAATTCTTCCATTAGACAACAAAAGTACAGCAATCCCACAAGAAGCAACATTTAAAACTATACCTCATTTAGACCTAATTGAGCATGATATAGTTGATCATAAGAATATTTTTCCACAACCATCTTGACCATATAAGAAGAAAAGTCCACCCATAATACCGCTAACAGCACCAAACAACAATTTTACCTCCAAATGACAAATGAGCATTATACGAATCTGAGCACCTTAAGATGTCTCTGAGGCATTTGTCTAAAGCTTTGTAA from Arachis duranensis cultivar V14167 chromosome 4, aradu.V14167.gnm2.J7QH, whole genome shotgun sequence encodes:
- the LOC107485826 gene encoding uncharacterized protein LOC107485826, with product MSGPFFLYDQGGCGKTFLWSTISCSIRFKRGIVLNVVSSGIATLLLPNGRTAHSRFKISLTINEDSLCSIKQESPVARLISKAKLITWDKAPMITVLWVDFSSYMVKMVVEKYSYDQLYHAQLGLNEGSPFARLISKAKLIIWDETPIISKYCYETLDKCLRDILRCSDSYNAHLPFGGKVIVLRGDFRQILPMIPRGSRQDIIQSSINSSYLWHNYKVLKLTKNMRLSLGKNNNIQELRNFAEWLLKIGDDLAGDTTDGESIVHIPSDILIKNSETALDDLIDFVYPDMVNCIKG